The genome window TAACCGCGCAGCAGGGGTAGGTTGCGGTACTCGGGACTGCTCCTGTAATGGGGGATGGCCACCGGCGGCAACTCCACCATATCCAGTTCGCCCGTCTCGTACAGCGTCAACTCCGTCGTCGGTTCGCGCACCACATACAACAGCACGCGGTCCACCTGCGGCCGGCCTTCATAAAACCGGTCGTTGGCTTTGAGGATCAGTTTGTACTCGTGCTGCCATTCGTGAAGCGTGAAGGCTCCGTTGGTGACGATGTGTTGCGGATCGGTCCAGCGGTCGCCGTGACGTTCCACAATGTCGCGGCGCATGGGAAAGGTGACCATGAAGGTCGTGATGCTGGGGAAGTAAATGACCGGACGTTCGAGCTGCACCTCCAGCACCGTGTCCGAGAGCGCACGCACGCCGACCTGGTCCGGATTTTTCAATTGGCCGGAATTGTAAGCGTGGGCGTTTTTCACATCGAACAGGAAGTACGCGTACTCGGCGGCGGTGGCCGGATTGAGCAGGCGTTTCCACGCGTATTCGAAATCGTGCGCGGTGACGGGTTTCCCATCCGTCCACACCACATCGTCGCGCAAATAGTAAGTGAGGGTCTTGCCGTCGTTCGAAAACTGCCAGCGGTGGGCGATGGCGGGCACCGGTTCCAGGTTTTCGTTGTACTGCGTGAGGCCTTCCATGATGTTGGTCAGGACGTCGAAGGACACGTTGTCCGTCGCCAACGACCAGTCGAGCGTGGGCGGCTCGGAATGGATGGCCAGACGCAGGGTGCGCGCGGTGGCATCGCTCTCCGGCCCGTTGGAACAGCCTGCCGCCGCGAACGCGAGGAACGCGCCCAGCACCGCCACCCGTCCGGCCCGCCACAGTGCGATGTGTCCCGATACAAGGTTCATCCGACTACCATACCAGAATCGGCGTGCCGGGCAAATGCGGCAGATTCCGCCGCCGAGATTAGGCCTTTACTTTTCACCTGACATCTATAAAATTGATTTTTTCCATTCATCACACGTGCGGAACATGGCCAAAAACCAGAACGTTGACGACATCACCTGGATCCGGCGCTGGATCAAAAAGGGTC of Nitrospina watsonii contains these proteins:
- a CDS encoding peptide ABC transporter substrate-binding protein, giving the protein MNLVSGHIALWRAGRVAVLGAFLAFAAAGCSNGPESDATARTLRLAIHSEPPTLDWSLATDNVSFDVLTNIMEGLTQYNENLEPVPAIAHRWQFSNDGKTLTYYLRDDVVWTDGKPVTAHDFEYAWKRLLNPATAAEYAYFLFDVKNAHAYNSGQLKNPDQVGVRALSDTVLEVQLERPVIYFPSITTFMVTFPMRRDIVERHGDRWTDPQHIVTNGAFTLHEWQHEYKLILKANDRFYEGRPQVDRVLLYVVREPTTELTLYETGELDMVELPPVAIPHYRSSPEYRNLPLLRGYYYGFNNGKAPFDDARVRRALAHAIDRKQIPVILKGGELPTASWIPKGMFGYNPDIGPHFDAEKARRLLAEAGFPGGKGFPPFAIAYNTDATNKLIAEFVQAQWRKHLDLEVSLESMEWKVFLSRLRLDPPPVYRLGWGADFPDPDNFMNLFTSTSGNNHLNWANPRYDALIARGAAERDPQKRQAIYDTAQTLLTETDAALVSLFGLTHNVLVKPDVKGLHLNAMELLYLKRVRLEK